The Elusimicrobiota bacterium genome has a window encoding:
- a CDS encoding gliding motility-associated C-terminal domain-containing protein, whose protein sequence is MRNFRLFLILGLALGLTRVVHATCTGGGDPCNAPRNGSITGHTATTISESVQNAATPNVTNSIYFFQATTLGSAQNNGTLDRNTVIVYTADYTNPALSTDVIAQTIKPLLANASYNTYAKACPPGSSSPTDAGCSAWVSIGSQVTDVLTNAGFDNIASADTLPLQFTARTNTSVVDQTNVIAWLATQLTSSEVGNCSLSKSVQPFPASGATSLTIASADCATLLPNRPYTLTEHLVYDPTQAAPDYVTSTFYTQAKDPVAISPATSITHCSATLNFQNAAAAPANPSDTTYSVNVGGSVSSGSATQTRVIGGTGVYSDQNSVTYTNLQSGTSYSPTVTATNRGGASWRSSSAISYTGFTTDSWGGTASISNIGVNTATYTISGVTGGTSLTAYKLQSSLDNSTWSDYGSQTAWAGGSSLSVALSGLTPNTRYYFRIVLYEGSLCSSTLGNANFYTLPAAPTGGSLSASGPRTLSAGWTDAAPITGNPTGSQYTVQTCTTGYGTGTCQTQTSTKNSTSMTASITSGIVPETLYYVRVKTVSASGTSSNDSAWLNLGSVTTPNEAPTVPAPTCTVNNTTASCSDAATDNGGTALLSYHWSVSPSAGVTVNPNDQINNNATTITFPGNGSYTVTIAVTDHSGTGLTGTNSRSVSVGANPTSITISPTTTTVATGNTQSFTATVRDQFNAIIAGASVNWSTSGGGSVSPASGASTVFSATAPGDFTLTASLGSATPGTAALHIIAAGAYFVTTPTISLNADGKTANVSALGADNVSGEASINYTWSLESGPAAISASPNGTNAAKNAVVTFSRAGTYVLRCTLSNANGAVHANTPSATVVQVLSAITVSPNNITIKTMQNQQFSATGLDQFGDAMTPSNVQWSTTGGSVSGAGVFNSPSLGNNITVRARSGNIVGQATVSVVSYDVGNAYAYPVPYKSTGAKKTITFTNLGSSAKIRVYTATGRLVFNTDVQSGTLDWTVINNSGEKLASGVYFYVIESPETKKDGKLIIIQ, encoded by the coding sequence ATGAGAAATTTTCGATTATTCCTTATATTGGGCCTCGCGCTGGGATTGACCCGTGTGGTCCATGCCACCTGTACGGGTGGTGGGGACCCCTGTAATGCACCCCGAAACGGATCAATCACAGGACATACGGCCACCACGATATCGGAATCGGTGCAAAACGCGGCGACGCCCAATGTCACCAACAGCATTTATTTCTTCCAGGCGACGACTTTGGGATCGGCGCAAAACAACGGGACACTCGATCGAAACACGGTCATTGTCTATACGGCGGATTACACAAACCCGGCGCTTTCCACCGATGTCATTGCCCAGACCATCAAGCCGCTGTTGGCTAACGCGAGTTACAATACCTATGCCAAAGCCTGTCCCCCGGGTTCTTCTTCGCCGACAGACGCCGGTTGTTCCGCCTGGGTTTCTATCGGTTCGCAGGTAACGGATGTCCTCACCAATGCGGGATTCGACAATATTGCTTCGGCTGACACGCTGCCGCTTCAGTTTACGGCTCGAACAAACACCAGCGTTGTCGACCAAACCAACGTCATCGCCTGGTTGGCGACCCAGTTGACCAGCTCGGAAGTTGGAAATTGTTCTCTTTCCAAGAGCGTCCAGCCGTTCCCTGCGTCAGGGGCAACGTCTTTGACCATTGCTTCGGCGGACTGTGCCACGCTGTTACCCAACAGGCCCTATACGCTGACGGAGCACCTGGTTTATGATCCCACCCAGGCCGCCCCCGATTACGTGACGAGCACCTTTTATACACAGGCGAAGGACCCTGTCGCGATCAGCCCGGCGACGAGCATTACCCACTGCTCGGCGACGCTCAATTTTCAGAATGCGGCGGCGGCTCCGGCCAACCCGAGCGATACGACCTATTCCGTCAACGTGGGAGGGTCGGTTTCTTCGGGATCGGCCACGCAAACAAGGGTTATTGGCGGAACGGGCGTCTACAGCGATCAGAACTCTGTGACGTATACCAACCTTCAGTCGGGAACCTCGTATTCCCCGACCGTCACCGCGACCAACCGCGGCGGCGCAAGCTGGAGATCCAGCAGCGCCATTTCTTATACCGGTTTTACAACGGATAGCTGGGGAGGGACGGCCAGCATCAGCAATATTGGGGTCAATACGGCTACTTACACCATCTCGGGGGTTACCGGCGGGACGTCGTTGACGGCTTATAAGCTGCAGAGTTCCCTGGATAATTCCACCTGGTCCGACTATGGTTCCCAGACCGCATGGGCCGGGGGCAGTTCTCTGAGTGTGGCGTTATCCGGACTGACTCCCAATACGCGTTATTACTTCCGAATTGTCCTTTACGAAGGGTCCCTGTGCAGTTCGACGTTGGGGAACGCCAACTTTTATACCTTGCCGGCTGCGCCGACCGGCGGAAGCCTTTCGGCGAGTGGTCCGAGGACTCTGAGTGCCGGCTGGACGGATGCTGCTCCGATAACGGGAAATCCGACTGGCAGCCAGTACACGGTCCAGACGTGTACAACCGGTTATGGGACGGGAACATGCCAGACTCAAACGTCGACGAAAAACAGCACCAGCATGACCGCGTCGATTACGAGTGGAATTGTTCCTGAAACACTCTATTATGTTCGCGTGAAAACCGTCAGCGCCTCCGGCACGTCAAGCAATGATAGCGCCTGGCTGAATCTTGGCTCGGTGACAACGCCGAACGAGGCCCCGACGGTGCCGGCCCCAACCTGTACGGTGAACAATACGACCGCCAGTTGTTCCGATGCCGCCACCGACAACGGGGGGACAGCACTTTTGAGTTATCACTGGAGCGTCAGTCCGTCAGCGGGAGTAACGGTCAATCCCAATGACCAGATCAACAATAACGCAACAACAATTACTTTCCCGGGCAATGGGAGCTACACCGTGACCATTGCGGTGACGGACCATAGTGGAACCGGTTTAACCGGGACGAACTCTCGATCCGTCAGCGTGGGGGCCAATCCGACCTCGATCACCATCTCTCCGACTACCACAACGGTTGCGACCGGCAATACCCAGAGCTTCACCGCAACGGTCAGGGATCAATTCAATGCGATTATTGCCGGAGCGTCCGTCAACTGGAGCACAAGCGGCGGTGGATCCGTCAGCCCTGCTTCCGGCGCTTCGACCGTTTTTAGTGCTACGGCACCCGGTGACTTTACGCTGACCGCGTCCTTAGGCAGCGCCACGCCGGGAACGGCCGCTCTCCATATCATCGCGGCAGGCGCCTATTTTGTGACGACGCCGACGATCAGCCTGAATGCGGATGGAAAAACAGCGAATGTCTCGGCGCTGGGCGCGGATAATGTGTCCGGAGAGGCGAGCATCAATTACACATGGTCCTTGGAGTCCGGTCCGGCGGCCATCAGCGCCAGCCCGAACGGTACGAATGCGGCCAAAAATGCCGTGGTGACTTTCTCAAGGGCCGGAACCTATGTCCTGCGGTGCACGCTGAGCAATGCCAACGGGGCCGTGCATGCCAATACGCCGTCGGCGACCGTGGTCCAGGTGCTGTCGGCCATTACGGTCAGCCCGAACAATATCACGATCAAGACGATGCAAAACCAGCAGTTCAGCGCCACCGGATTGGATCAATTTGGAGACGCGATGACGCCGTCGAATGTCCAGTGGAGCACCACGGGCGGCAGCGTCAGCGGGGCAGGGGTTTTCAACTCACCTTCTCTGGGCAATAATATTACGGTGCGGGCGCGCAGCGGGAATATTGTAGGTCAGGCGACCGTCAGCGTGGTCAGCTATGACGTCGGTAACGCCTATGCTTATCCGGTCCCGTATAAATCAACTGGTGCGAAGAAGACCATCACCTTTACGAACCTCGGCTCCAGCGCCAAAATCCGCGTCTATACCGCCACCGGCCGCTTGGTGTTTAACACCGACGTGCAGTCCGGCACACTGGACTGGACGGTGATAAATAATAGTGGCGAGAAACTTGCCTCCGGAGTATACTTCTACGTAATTGAGTCTCCTGAAACAAAGAAAGATGGCAAGCTTATCATCATTCAGTAA
- a CDS encoding PorV/PorQ family protein yields MHLSVSGTLLIFVSGLAWGSGPGTTAAEVLKIGLGARAIGMGEAYVAQADDVSSLYWNPGGLALMQERQASFMYSQLIQDMKYQNANLGIPLENGAIGANVSYLGYGNIQGYDDNGNKAGDQSAYSAVGTLGASWLGNQWAAGLNVKGIQEKLADVKANGIAFDMGGTVIYPKPVLGGTIRLGAVVQNLGNGIQFLEQRDPLPLQTRFGIAAVQMMNRKLNVSLDYGMPRDDEAIISGGAEYWLIPQLALRGGYVKNHTEGLGARAGIGLRIKGVSFDYAYSGQGELGMNHRYEISFRFGEPRPILSPEERKILQQAKAAMRQERYEQAVLLFDSLIEMEPHYKPARRYIKVAMAKLEGQQAQMIARQGKSYDPVMGGQRKQALPEMDDLEQLLNMGTPRSAQNTTTPASTRGGH; encoded by the coding sequence ATGCATCTCAGCGTCTCGGGAACGCTTCTTATTTTTGTCTCAGGTCTGGCCTGGGGCTCTGGTCCCGGCACGACCGCCGCAGAAGTCCTCAAAATCGGGTTGGGAGCACGCGCTATCGGTATGGGCGAGGCGTATGTTGCTCAAGCGGATGATGTGTCCAGCCTGTACTGGAATCCAGGAGGCCTGGCTTTGATGCAAGAGCGTCAGGCTTCTTTCATGTACAGTCAGCTCATCCAAGACATGAAATATCAGAACGCCAACCTTGGCATTCCTTTAGAAAACGGTGCCATCGGAGCGAATGTTTCTTATCTCGGCTATGGCAACATCCAAGGCTATGACGACAACGGGAATAAGGCCGGCGATCAAAGTGCCTATAGCGCGGTTGGAACGCTAGGCGCTTCCTGGCTGGGTAATCAGTGGGCGGCTGGCCTCAACGTCAAAGGAATTCAGGAAAAGTTGGCGGATGTGAAAGCGAATGGAATCGCGTTTGACATGGGCGGGACCGTGATTTATCCCAAGCCGGTTTTGGGGGGGACTATTCGCCTGGGAGCGGTTGTTCAGAACCTGGGCAATGGGATTCAATTTTTAGAGCAGCGCGATCCGCTGCCGCTCCAGACGCGTTTCGGCATCGCGGCCGTACAGATGATGAACCGGAAACTGAATGTATCACTCGATTATGGTATGCCGAGAGACGATGAGGCTATTATTTCCGGAGGCGCGGAGTATTGGTTGATTCCTCAGCTGGCGCTTCGGGGCGGGTACGTGAAGAACCATACGGAAGGGTTAGGCGCTCGCGCCGGCATCGGTCTTCGGATCAAGGGTGTTTCCTTTGACTATGCGTATTCCGGCCAGGGCGAACTGGGCATGAACCACCGCTATGAGATTTCCTTCCGCTTCGGCGAGCCGCGGCCGATCCTCTCTCCCGAGGAGCGCAAGATTTTGCAGCAGGCCAAAGCCGCGATGCGGCAGGAACGTTATGAGCAAGCCGTTCTTCTATTTGATAGCTTAATTGAGATGGAACCCCACTATAAACCGGCCCGGCGCTACATCAAAGTGGCCATGGCCAAGTTGGAAGGGCAGCAGGCGCAGATGATCGCCCGCCAGGGCAAGTCCTATGACCCGGTGATGGGCGGCCAGCGCAAACAAGCGCTGCCGGAAATGGATGACCTGGAACAACTCCTGAATATGGGAACTCCTCGATCGGCACAAAACACCACTACCCCAGCCTCGACAAGAGGGGGACACTAA
- a CDS encoding FAD-dependent thymidylate synthase encodes MTHPVRSTSPEPVVILENAFQDSYNNSVATARTCYSSKVIHAEDVSNDEAARARRDGIAESIYKAGHHTTIQHATFQFVLDKVSRQFIWSFLHSHPFYNSEQVSQRYVEVKPGNFTIPALRDDHVAFYQQAILEQMETYHDLCRLLEPTVAREYQRIFPARSTKDKNGVSAIRKRCQEVARYALPVATHAHLYHTISGLTLHRYHRLCEQFDAPVEQKIVIRKMVDAVNRFDPEFFKFIEDPLPLEKTLEYQLINGFDQGARGRWPDAFVREFDQDLGGYSSKLVDYKANAEAVLAQGVRSVLGLPKNQMSDETAIDAVLNPARNPYLSETLNLSSISKLMRVLSHPHFTFKKKISHAADSQNQRHRMTPGSRPVLIQQVRWNEPDYIIPALIQATPEALDYYRRSMQRLWTHLSDLVNAGEKEEDVLYLLPNAFPIRFEESGELLNFHHKWTQRLCYNAQEEIWKISQEEVLQLQKRFPLLGRYFGAPCWMRQQAGVKPFCPEGDRFCGVTVWKLPIHQYQRFI; translated from the coding sequence ATGACCCACCCTGTTCGGTCAACATCTCCAGAACCGGTGGTGATCCTGGAAAACGCGTTCCAGGATTCCTACAACAACTCAGTGGCCACGGCACGCACCTGCTATTCGTCCAAGGTGATCCATGCGGAGGACGTGTCCAATGATGAGGCCGCCCGCGCCCGGCGGGATGGTATCGCCGAATCCATTTACAAGGCCGGCCATCACACGACGATCCAGCACGCCACGTTCCAGTTCGTCCTGGACAAGGTGTCCCGGCAGTTCATTTGGTCGTTTCTGCATAGCCATCCGTTTTATAACTCCGAGCAGGTCAGCCAGCGCTATGTGGAGGTGAAACCCGGGAATTTCACGATTCCGGCGCTTCGGGACGATCATGTGGCGTTCTATCAGCAGGCGATCCTGGAGCAAATGGAGACGTATCACGACCTTTGCCGGCTTCTGGAACCGACGGTGGCTCGGGAATACCAGCGTATTTTCCCGGCGCGTTCGACGAAGGACAAGAACGGGGTGAGCGCGATCCGGAAGCGGTGTCAGGAAGTGGCCCGTTACGCGCTTCCGGTGGCGACGCACGCGCATCTCTATCACACCATCAGTGGTTTAACGCTCCATCGCTACCATCGCCTCTGCGAACAATTTGACGCTCCGGTGGAACAGAAAATCGTGATCCGGAAAATGGTTGACGCGGTAAACCGGTTTGACCCTGAGTTTTTTAAGTTTATTGAAGATCCCCTGCCGTTGGAAAAAACGCTGGAGTATCAGCTGATCAATGGTTTTGATCAAGGGGCTCGAGGCAGATGGCCCGACGCGTTTGTCCGTGAATTTGACCAGGACCTCGGCGGCTACTCGTCCAAGCTTGTGGACTATAAAGCGAATGCCGAAGCGGTCCTGGCCCAGGGTGTCCGGAGCGTTCTGGGGCTGCCCAAAAATCAGATGAGCGATGAAACGGCGATCGATGCTGTCCTCAATCCGGCGCGGAACCCCTATCTTTCCGAAACGCTCAACCTCTCGTCGATCAGTAAACTGATGCGTGTCCTGTCTCATCCCCATTTCACTTTCAAGAAGAAGATCTCGCATGCCGCGGATTCGCAGAACCAGCGTCACCGCATGACGCCGGGTTCCCGGCCCGTTCTCATTCAACAGGTTCGTTGGAACGAGCCGGATTACATCATCCCGGCACTGATCCAGGCCACGCCCGAGGCGCTCGACTACTACCGCCGGAGCATGCAGCGGCTCTGGACGCATCTGTCGGATCTCGTCAACGCGGGGGAGAAGGAAGAGGACGTTCTTTATCTGCTGCCCAATGCGTTTCCGATTCGTTTTGAGGAATCGGGTGAGCTGCTGAATTTCCATCACAAATGGACCCAGCGTCTCTGCTACAACGCGCAGGAAGAAATCTGGAAAATCTCGCAGGAGGAAGTGCTTCAACTCCAAAAACGCTTCCCGCTCCTAGGCCGTTACTTCGGCGCGCCCTGCTGGATGCGCCAGCAGGCCGGTGTCAAACCATTCTGCCCGGAGGGGGACCGCTTCTGCGGCGTGACAGTCTGGAAACTCCCAATTCATCAATACCAACGATTTATCTAG
- a CDS encoding HAD-IA family hydrolase, whose amino-acid sequence MPNDKKTKVIFFDAGGTLFRPYPSVGEVYARTAWRHGVSVKAETVEKAFYARWHERNGLSALSGETSEKIERDWWYHLVRDVFGQLDSFRDFDTFFEELYDLFGRAECWRLFDDALPVLDTLKAAGYRMGIISNWDHRLFSIVDQLNLSSYFDHVTASSAVGVAKPGAGIFQHALDFYQVTPDLCLHVGDSLVDDYQGARAVGMQAVLLDRHAKPYNDTVRIDSLLKLPDLLS is encoded by the coding sequence ATGCCAAACGATAAGAAAACAAAGGTCATCTTTTTTGATGCGGGGGGAACCCTCTTTCGCCCCTATCCCTCGGTGGGCGAGGTCTATGCGCGAACCGCCTGGCGGCATGGCGTATCCGTCAAAGCCGAAACCGTGGAAAAAGCCTTTTACGCCCGGTGGCATGAACGCAATGGGTTGTCGGCTCTTTCCGGTGAAACCAGCGAGAAAATTGAGCGCGATTGGTGGTATCACCTGGTGCGGGACGTCTTCGGCCAACTGGATTCCTTCCGGGATTTCGACACTTTCTTTGAGGAGCTTTACGATCTTTTTGGCCGTGCCGAGTGCTGGCGGTTGTTTGACGATGCTCTTCCGGTGCTGGACACCCTGAAGGCCGCCGGCTACCGGATGGGGATTATTTCAAACTGGGACCACCGGCTCTTTTCTATCGTGGATCAATTGAATCTCTCCAGCTACTTTGATCATGTGACCGCCAGCTCGGCCGTTGGTGTCGCCAAGCCGGGAGCGGGTATTTTTCAGCATGCCTTGGATTTCTATCAGGTGACTCCCGACTTATGTCTTCATGTCGGTGACAGCCTGGTCGACGACTACCAGGGGGCCCGGGCCGTCGGCATGCAGGCGGTGTTGTTGGACCGTCATGCCAAACCCTATAATGACACGGTGCGAATTGACTCTCTTTTGAAACTCCCTGACCTCCTCTCGTGA
- a CDS encoding 7-cyano-7-deazaguanine synthase translates to MRRSICVLVSGGLDSDVLLAELAKQYSCVWPVYIRQHLVWETVELYWLKRYLRALHSPRIKPLRVLTLPMEDVYETHWSLGRKPAPGSGTADAAVYLPGRNQGLTVKAAVFCAMTGILEIALGSLNHNPFPDATPAFLKIWGKALGQGLASPLKIRAPFRSLSKAEVIRRGRDLPLQYSFSCLAPKRRVHCGRCNKCAERRRAFREAGVLDRTIYAKR, encoded by the coding sequence ATGCGGCGATCGATCTGCGTTCTGGTGAGCGGAGGACTCGATAGCGATGTGCTTCTGGCCGAGCTGGCGAAGCAGTATTCATGTGTGTGGCCAGTCTATATCCGCCAACATCTGGTTTGGGAAACGGTTGAGCTGTACTGGTTAAAGCGTTATCTCCGGGCCCTCCATTCTCCTCGGATCAAACCCCTTCGCGTTTTGACGCTTCCGATGGAGGACGTGTATGAAACGCACTGGAGCCTGGGACGGAAACCGGCGCCGGGGTCTGGTACGGCTGATGCGGCGGTCTATCTGCCGGGACGGAACCAGGGGCTCACCGTTAAAGCCGCGGTCTTTTGTGCGATGACAGGCATCCTTGAGATCGCTTTAGGGTCTTTGAATCACAACCCCTTCCCGGATGCGACGCCGGCTTTTTTAAAAATCTGGGGAAAGGCTTTGGGACAGGGACTCGCCAGCCCTCTCAAAATCCGGGCCCCGTTCCGTTCACTCAGCAAAGCCGAAGTGATTCGACGGGGGCGCGACCTGCCCCTGCAGTACAGTTTTTCATGCCTGGCACCGAAAAGACGGGTGCATTGCGGACGCTGCAATAAATGCGCCGAACGCCGGCGGGCCTTTCGGGAAGCGGGAGTTCTGGATCGCACCATTTATGCCAAACGATAA
- a CDS encoding 6-carboxytetrahydropterin synthase, protein MFRVTKEIHFCYGHRLLNYKGPCHHFHGHNGKAEIQLQAKKLDKKGMVRDFGEIKNILHKWINETLDHRMILNEKDPLLQTLQKAGEPVFVLKTNPTAEAIARLIYKIAQSKGLPVSVVTLWETPNSFATYSE, encoded by the coding sequence ATGTTCCGTGTGACGAAAGAAATTCATTTTTGCTATGGGCACCGGCTGCTGAACTACAAGGGTCCCTGCCACCATTTTCATGGCCATAATGGAAAGGCAGAAATTCAACTTCAGGCGAAAAAGTTGGACAAAAAGGGCATGGTCCGCGACTTTGGCGAGATCAAAAATATTTTGCATAAGTGGATTAATGAGACCCTGGATCATCGCATGATCCTGAACGAAAAAGATCCACTCCTTCAGACGCTTCAAAAGGCCGGCGAACCCGTCTTCGTTTTAAAAACAAACCCCACCGCCGAAGCCATCGCCCGGCTCATTTATAAAATCGCCCAATCCAAAGGCCTTCCGGTGTCCGTCGTCACCCTCTGGGAAACCCCCAACTCCTTCGCGACATACAGCGAATAA
- a CDS encoding cellulose synthase family protein, whose amino-acid sequence MHSFSQIFMGVYLFLIVLLSFYGFHRYWILYLYFRHYKWSKPNEIPVLKDPFPVVTVQLPVFNERYVVERLIDAVCRLHYPREKLEIQVLDDSTDDTTKMTSDKIAWWKGQGTDIHYLHREDRRGFKAGALANGLQKAKGEFLAIFDADFVPPPDFLLKTLPYFQDSKIGMVQTRWGHLNEGYSLLTWIQSIFLDGHFLLEHTARNRSGAFFNFNGTAGVWRRQAIESSGGWQHDTLTEDLDLSYRAQMNGWRFMFLPDVVCPAELPVDINAFKTQQNRWTMGAIQTAKKMLPTIWRSPVSLKVKVEATFHLTACVGYVLMAVLSILLPMSLYFRTRSHWPMTGFLEGLALAATTLSVGIFYAVCQKHLYPNWKMRLANLPLMVSVGVGMCLSNSKAVLQGLTNRRFEFYRTPKYSVIERDKSWKQKNYRSRKRFSGLIELAFAVYFVFALYAAYDLGHWFSLPFIALFAFGYGYVAFLTAIHGFTHWRRPTFFFRQALPAE is encoded by the coding sequence ATGCATTCTTTCAGCCAAATCTTCATGGGCGTTTATTTATTCTTAATCGTCCTCTTATCTTTTTACGGGTTCCATCGTTATTGGATTCTGTACCTCTACTTCCGGCATTACAAGTGGTCCAAACCGAATGAAATCCCCGTCTTGAAGGATCCTTTTCCCGTTGTAACGGTGCAGCTCCCTGTTTTTAATGAGCGTTATGTGGTTGAACGTTTAATCGATGCGGTTTGCCGTCTTCACTATCCCCGGGAGAAACTGGAAATCCAGGTTCTAGATGATTCCACGGATGACACGACAAAAATGACCAGCGACAAAATCGCCTGGTGGAAGGGCCAGGGGACTGATATCCATTATCTTCACCGGGAAGATCGCAGAGGATTTAAAGCCGGGGCGCTCGCGAACGGGCTGCAAAAAGCCAAGGGAGAATTTCTGGCGATCTTCGACGCTGATTTTGTTCCGCCCCCCGATTTTCTGCTGAAGACGCTGCCGTATTTCCAGGATTCCAAAATCGGGATGGTCCAGACGCGGTGGGGCCATTTGAACGAGGGCTATTCCCTGTTGACCTGGATCCAATCGATTTTCCTGGACGGGCATTTTCTGCTGGAACATACCGCTCGTAACCGCTCGGGGGCTTTCTTCAATTTCAACGGCACGGCAGGGGTTTGGCGGCGGCAGGCGATTGAATCCTCCGGCGGCTGGCAGCACGATACCTTGACGGAAGATCTGGATCTTTCCTACCGCGCCCAGATGAACGGCTGGCGCTTCATGTTCTTGCCGGATGTGGTGTGTCCGGCGGAACTCCCGGTCGACATCAACGCGTTTAAAACCCAGCAGAACCGCTGGACCATGGGGGCCATCCAGACCGCTAAGAAAATGTTGCCCACGATCTGGCGGAGCCCGGTCAGTTTAAAAGTCAAAGTCGAAGCCACGTTTCACCTCACCGCCTGCGTGGGGTATGTGCTGATGGCCGTTCTTTCCATTCTGCTGCCGATGAGTTTGTACTTCCGCACCCGGAGTCATTGGCCCATGACAGGCTTTTTAGAAGGGTTGGCACTGGCGGCGACGACCTTGTCGGTGGGAATCTTTTATGCAGTTTGTCAGAAGCATCTTTACCCGAACTGGAAAATGCGCCTGGCAAATCTGCCGCTGATGGTTTCGGTGGGAGTAGGGATGTGCCTGAGTAACTCGAAAGCTGTTTTGCAGGGGTTGACGAACCGGCGCTTTGAGTTTTACCGTACACCCAAGTACTCCGTGATCGAGCGCGATAAAAGCTGGAAGCAGAAGAACTACAGATCCCGCAAACGTTTTTCAGGTCTTATTGAGCTGGCCTTTGCCGTTTATTTTGTGTTTGCGCTGTATGCCGCGTACGATCTGGGTCATTGGTTCAGCCTGCCCTTTATCGCGTTGTTTGCTTTCGGATACGGTTATGTCGCTTTCCTGACGGCGATTCATGGATTCACACACTGGCGTCGCCCCACCTTCTTTTTCCGCCAAGCCCTTCCTGCTGAATAA
- a CDS encoding energy transducer TonB translates to MKGYFALSLAAHSAFFGFLMILGTLLARPRLAYYSIDLFSMPSGTPGGSPAAATVSPPPSPGKTAAKPEEFQRVVPHSKALSKEAIRLIGKVKKKVLPKPAVVSKPKPSSNFEAAMRALGREDNQASGAGTGGATGLPGNSGGGGSGIVAEAGTTFPYPWYLKSIADRLDKQWHPSQEFEADTVCQVAFVIHRDGQLSESKIEKPSGDTFFDQLALRAVLYSNPLPPLPSGFPDDTLRVHMKFVGKRI, encoded by the coding sequence ATGAAAGGCTATTTCGCTTTATCCCTGGCCGCCCACAGCGCTTTTTTCGGCTTTCTGATGATCCTGGGGACCCTGCTCGCCAGACCGCGCCTGGCCTATTACTCGATCGACCTGTTCAGCATGCCATCCGGCACACCCGGCGGTAGTCCTGCGGCGGCAACCGTTTCCCCGCCTCCTTCACCGGGCAAAACAGCCGCCAAGCCGGAGGAATTTCAGCGCGTGGTTCCCCATTCCAAGGCCCTGTCGAAAGAGGCCATCCGCCTGATTGGGAAAGTGAAAAAGAAGGTCCTCCCGAAGCCGGCCGTTGTGTCCAAACCAAAACCTTCGTCCAATTTTGAAGCTGCCATGCGGGCGTTGGGCCGTGAAGACAATCAGGCCTCCGGCGCCGGAACCGGAGGAGCCACCGGGCTTCCGGGAAATAGCGGCGGAGGGGGATCCGGCATCGTCGCCGAAGCGGGAACCACCTTTCCCTATCCGTGGTATCTGAAATCCATCGCCGACCGGCTGGATAAACAATGGCATCCGTCGCAGGAGTTTGAAGCCGATACGGTTTGCCAGGTGGCCTTTGTCATTCATCGGGATGGACAGTTGTCGGAGTCAAAAATCGAGAAACCATCAGGGGATACGTTTTTTGATCAATTGGCCCTGCGGGCGGTCCTGTACTCCAATCCATTGCCTCCTTTGCCGAGCGGGTTCCCCGATGATACGCTCCGCGTCCATATGAAGTTTGTCGGAAAACGGATATAA
- a CDS encoding biopolymer transporter ExbD → MIPLIDVSLVLLIIFMVMTPFLVQHQIRVNLPHSVSTSESPDRPIVVMVQREGEMSINGRAVSAATLESALQSELSTHRDRPVMIQADRDVVLQKIVSIMDVAKRLSVAKLGISVEQKK, encoded by the coding sequence ATGATTCCGCTGATTGATGTCTCTCTGGTGCTGCTGATTATTTTCATGGTGATGACCCCTTTTCTGGTTCAGCATCAAATCCGAGTGAATCTGCCGCACTCGGTCTCCACCAGCGAGTCCCCGGACCGGCCCATCGTGGTCATGGTTCAGCGGGAGGGGGAGATGAGCATCAACGGCCGGGCGGTGTCCGCGGCCACATTGGAGAGTGCGCTGCAGTCCGAGCTTTCCACGCATCGCGATCGCCCCGTCATGATTCAAGCCGACCGCGACGTGGTTCTGCAAAAGATTGTCTCGATCATGGATGTGGCCAAGCGGCTCAGCGTCGCCAAACTTGGCATTTCAGTGGAACAAAAAAAATAA